From a single Syngnathus scovelli strain Florida chromosome 2, RoL_Ssco_1.2, whole genome shotgun sequence genomic region:
- the hspg2 gene encoding basement membrane-specific heparan sulfate proteoglycan core protein isoform X6, producing MGSWTYGLLYLLLSCQLVHVTQASKVWGEVPLPDDSVEQKDVQAAPSLLGDDEDFVADEASGDLPSGEDDGSAPWPPVSESTIYYRALVNFTDSIVYNPELEDIFSPAFNEISEAVVDTLESEYNRIPGVQTVSVVLIKKIIREYGTDVFVELDVGSDYNSNSEQIRSVLYSVVQNGAIASYVTSVEGFQFRQLGEVRPLPSVEPLAVPVIPGIRPCMPDEHRCGDGTCILMEYLCDNRPDCRDLSDENDCDGRRPFATTPATTTAAVKPPQPPVIPGFCRADQAKCQSGECIPRDYICDGEKDCLDGSDEFQCGTPSPCEPNEFKCRNGRCALKLWRCDGDNDCEDNSDELDCPTKGPDDWCAPEQFECLSDRTCIPASYQCDEEPDCPDGSDEYACTPPSVTSLPESIQVDRGATVTFTCRAVGVPTPIITWRLNWGHIPTSGRISMTSENGYGTLTIRDVKEADQGAYTCEAINAKGLVFGIPDGVLTLTSNPNPGNCPDHHFSVEGRCVPCFCAGLTKNCKSTGRYRNQISLRFTDEEDFKGVNVTYPSRPGIPPLSSTQLLINPEMEEFQLVDLSRRFLNLDSFWTLPRQFLGNKIDSYGGSLKYKVRFIVARGLSELVEKPDVILVGNGRRLIYRRGSSTPAGVVNQREVKFTEDNWQHSNGRQVSREELMMTLANLDSISIRTIYNNHMVSVALSDIVMDTTTVEFSTRGHAKDVEECRCPPGYTGLSCEMCSSGFERVPGGPYLGTCAGCNCNGHASACDPISGHCLSCQHNTEGPQCDKCRVGYFGDPRRGRSDDCKPCPCPYYETSRRFSDTCFLDFDQQPTCDACKPGYTGRRCEKCAPGYQGNPLLPNGKCVLQQTKCDNRGSISSTSRPCSCKNYVAGAQCDECKPGFFHLSENNPEGCLRCFCMGVTKQCASSTWSRDQVRGGVNGQLFTLTNIGNSRTISEGIIQSGSSEVVYRSFSSIPSSIYYWVLPENFRGDKVTAYGGELRYTVRYDPPQRSLVIVGQPDVVLQGNGISLEHYSQSKPLPRVPQTVTVTFRESAWRRADGQPCTREHLLMALADVSALHIRATYADNMAESSISDIKMDVAVPHSTGNERALEVEECACPQGYKGPSCQECDEGYTRTGSGLYLGTCERCDCNGYAGGCDPETGRCLQCQHNTDGPRCERCKTGYYGNPAAGAVQACQPCPCPGTTSNYQFSSTCYLDSDGQPTCGCLPGYTGRRCERCVQGYTGNPLLGEKCVSGNNEVNGNCYNCDPRGSEGCTGGYCRCKMNVEDASCSRCKSGTFHLSQQNKDGCLSCFCMGVTQQCTSSNYYRDLVSTTFSPGNFQGFALVNRQRTDRITTGFTVEISTEGTQLSYSNFDYLGQEPHYWQLPGIFQGDKKDSSFTRLKRAEQGDLRQLDDEVWALLSNFSLQQFPLSSRVPTSSSSSLRNLSLPPRPSGISSSVRRARPRSYSPGQLPHLQTENTVSRTAPRASGAGSKYSLVYKGFSLHQDNVLYWQLPTRFTGDKVGSYGGKLKYTISHVAGPRGTLLEDVDVQIIGNDITLVARQQWQRRQHGSRETQQFEVVFTEEHWRRPDGMPATREHLLMLLADLDDILIRASYYTEMRSSSISDVSMDVAVPNYSGLAQALEVEQCRCPPGYQGLSCQDCAPGYTRTDGGLYLGHCELCECNGHSDSCHPETGICTNCQHHTQGELCEQCASGFFGDPTVGTPEDCQPCACPHTDPDNQFSPTCESLGNGGYQCTACQPGYTGQYCERCAPGYVGNPQERQKCRPRDDAASLVVKVYPDRIRTSQGGSVTLRCQVSVSSPHYFYWSREDGQPISSRADRLRQGAELYFSNVQPSDAGVYICTCRDQRITNRSRAEIIVTGVPTKAIEVTVEEPKAQTIRVGATVNFICTAKSKSPAYTLVWTRLGNGKLPNRAMDFNGILTIQNIQPEDAGVYVCTGSNMYAMDEGNAVLYVPEASQTQMFYTAYEMFEGHRKPAEATQPVATISPSTLTVQQGQRAEFRCTVTGNPNPALEWIGGPGKRMSPRAVIRGNLLTFAAVELADEGEYSCKALNTHGEHTARVSLFVRRSNPNGLGTVPQVQVSPQNIDAHEGDTLRLYCRASGSPTAKLTWLKNGGQIPPQAVPSHGFQQFKSNSVDVLHRRVEELQASTDRTDIGTLLIPNVKVSDSGTYMCVGSNSVGSNSAPIKVSVLKVDQSSSIVRIQPSEADVHEGHNVYLNCIVSGNPPPRVTWMRAGGSLSSNHQVVGSQLRILSATSEDSGEYICQVQSTPGSQIHRATVSVSVTSSSSRLQSPIIAIEPHTAAVRVGESASFRCKVYSGAQPVRLEWKLSANQPLPDNVRVSPDGSVITIANAKPMNHGAYRCVASNPFGITHTIVSLIVKEPPVAIVTPVGPVHIRVGEPINLDCQASGEPRPSVTWHRLDNNRKIKLSSPAPAESNAVMQILVARPEDSGTYVCIARNNDDSTETRVEVIVQGGTQLPSVPRVIVPEPLMIVVEGQTATLRCEAHGFPAPTITWSKLRSSLPWRHKVVDNSLVLSNVGRQDSGEYICSAVNNMGTTEVTVTLEVETSPYATSVPDDVAVRVGEVIRLQCLAHGTPPLTYIWSKVDGALPSRAQVSDGDLQINLATAEDAGSYKCVASNRVGHSEVVAKVAVRSPLAVRVAPQVEVKAQGSAVEFTCSAAGGVETTIEWLKEGGGLPPNHHIKDGVLRIENIEQSNEGVYICRASSIYGQAQDAARLTVQALPKVMINVRTSVQTVMIGNSVEFECHAVGDPEPTVKWSKVGGPLPTHIVVMGGMLKIERVTEADAGQYRCTATNDVGSVQSQVVLNVQSLPQISALPETKEVTVGSDAVLPCVATGYPVPEIKWSKLEGELPPKCFQDVNVLTVPRVTHSDSGTYVCTASNKQGKVEAFTKLDVHERVMPYFAQEPLSYLTLPTIKNAYKAFNIKINFRPDNVDGLILYAGMILYNGQKRSTGADFISLGLVGGRLEFRFDVGSGMATIRDPNPVKLGEFHTVEIYRNLTLGYIVVDGGEPVNGSSQGKFKGLDLNEELHVGGYPNYTALDKTTGIKTGFVGCIRQLVIQGEEVIFKDMDRSSTGVTNCPTCKNRPCQNGGRCQDSDTSLYTCSCLRGFTGSNCQHHSSLHCHSEACGADATCINRQSGLGYDCRCHLGKFGNKCMDGELVTTPLFNGEESYISYPPLTNVHDDLRVELEFKPIERDGLMFFCGGKKMKVEDFVAISMVDGHVEFKYELGTGQAILRSPQPVPLGQWHRVVAERNMRDGHLRVDHGPVEKKISPGKAQGLNIHTPMFLGGVPNMEILPKPANISQMFEGCVGEVFINNKKLDLSYSFTESRAIRKCVDTSPCDRRPCLNGGHCMPNAEYEYQCLCRDGFEGERCEIMKDVCQRDYECQNGGSCVNGHCVCRSEFTGLNCEESRISSFPEAAWNSEASEANDSPYQYAAHFHNGGYIALPKSIMRRRSPDTPETIELEINTLSSEGLILWQGVETNGTLNLRKMHASKKEHGEHGRGKDFITLGIRNGHLIFSYQLGSGEAEIMSRQSINNGEWHKVKAVRAGKDGYIQIDGDAALHGQSKGKSIMVNTKGPLYLGGAPNMAAMTAGKFSSGMTGCVRNLSLINGRPEDEQARTIDLQTHAAHSVNVRPCTS from the exons TTTATTACAGAGCTCTTGTCAACTTCACCGACTCCATCGTCTACAACCCAGAGCTGGAGGACATCTTCTCACCAGCCTTTAATGAGATCTCAGAAGCCGTGGTGGACACC TTGGAGTCAGAGTACAACAGGATTCCAGGTGTCCAGACAGTCAGCGTGGTCCTCATTAA GAAGATCATCAGAGAGTACGGCACTGATGTATTTGTGGAACTGGACGTGGGCTCGGACTACAACAGCAACAGCGAACAGATCCGGAGTGTGCTATACAGCGTCGTGCAGAATGGTGCAATCGCCTCCTATGTCACATCGGTGGAAGGCTTTCAGTTCAGACAGCTTGGAGAAG TTCGCCCTCTGCCCTCAGTGGAACCTTTAGCGGTGCCAG TAATCCCTGGCATCAGGCCGTGCATGCCGGATGAGCACAGGTGCGGTGACGGGACTTGCATCCTGATGGAATACCTGTGTGACAATCGACCAGATTGTCGTGATTTGAGCGATGAGAACGATTGCG ATGGAAGACGACCTTTTGCAACCACCCCTGCCACCACAACCGCCGCTGTTAAACCTCCGCAGCCACCCGTCATTCCGGGATTCTGTCGAGCGGATCAAGCAAAATGCCAGAGCGGAGAATGTATCCCTCGAGACTACATCTGCGACGGGGAAAAAGACTGCTTGGACGGAAGTGACGAATTCCAATGCG GAACTCCGTCGCCATGTGAACCCAATGAGTTTAAGTGTAGAAACGGCCGTTGCGCCCTCAAGCTCTGGCGTTGTGATGGAGACAATGACTGTGAAGATAACTCAGATGAGCTGGACTGCC CCACCAAGGGTCCAGATGACTGGTGTGCTCCTGAGCAGTTTGAATGCCTAAGCGACCGCACTTGCATCCCAGCTAGTTACCAGTGTGACGAAGAGCCAGACTGTCCCGACGGCTCAGATGAATACGCCTGCA CTCCTCCATCTGTGACAAGTCTACCAGAATCCATCCAAGTTGACCGGGGGGCCACTGTGACATTTACCTGTCGGGCTGTTGGCGTGCCAACACCCATCATCACCTGGAGGTTGAATTGGGGACACATTCCGACAAGTGGCAG AATCTCAATGACCAGTGAGAACGGTTATGGCACGCTTACCATCCGTGACGTGAAGGAAGCCGATCAGGGGGCCTACACTTGCGAGGCCATCAACGCCAAAGGTCTTGTGTTTGGTATTCCAGATGGAGTGCTAACTCTTACATCAAATCCTAACCCAG GCAACTGCCCAGACCATCACTTTAGCGTGGAGGGCCGCTGCGTTCCTTGCTTCTGTGCTGGACTCACCAAGAATTGCAAGAGCACCGGACGCTACCGGAATCAGATCAGTCTGCGTTTCACCGATGAGGAGGACTTTAAAG GTGTGAATGTCACCTACCCATCCAGGCCAGGCATTCCCCCTCTTTCTTCCACTCAGCTCCTCATCAACCCTGAGATGGAAGAGTTCCAGCTTGTCGATTTGTCACGTCGCTTTCTCAACCTGGACTCTTTTTGGACCTTGCCCCGGCAGTTTCTTGGCAACAAG ATCGATTCCTATGGAGGGTCCCTGAAGTACAAAGTCCGCTTCATTGTGGCCCGTGGTCTGTCTGAACTCGTGGAGAAGCCGGATGTAATACTGGTTGGAAATGGGCGCAGGCTTATCTACCGCCGAGGGAGTTCCACCCCTGCCGGTGTGGTCAACCAACGTGAAGTTAAATTCACTGAA GATAACTGGCAACACTCCAACGGACGACAAGTAAGCCGGGAGGAGCTAATGATGACGCTGGCTAACTTGGACAGCATCAGCATCCGCACCATCTATAACAACCACATGGTCAGCGTGGCACTCAGTGATATCGTCATGGATACCACCACTGTGGAGTTTAGCACTCGAGGTCATGCGAAGGATGTAGAAGAGTGCAG ATGTCCCCCTGGATATACGGGCCTGTCctgtgaaatgtgttcctctggTTTTGAGCGCGTCCCTGGTGGCCCCTATCTGGGCACCTGCGCCGGGTGTAACTGTAATGGACATGCCAGTGCCTGCGATCCAATCAGCGGACATTGTCTG AGCTGTCAGCACAACACAGAAGGTCCACAATGTGACAAGTGTCGCGTTGGTTACTTTGGTGACCCGAGACGAGGCCGATCCGATGACTGCAAGCCTTGCCCTTGTCCATACTATGAAACCTCTCGCCG GTTCTCTGACACCTGCTTCCTTGATTTTGACCAACAGCCAACATGTGATGCCTGCAAGCCCGGCTACACGGGACGACGTTGTGAAAA ATGTGCTCCTGGTTACCAGGGCAATCCCCTTCTACCAAACGGAAAATGTGTTCTTCAAC AAACCAAGTGTGATAACAGAGGAAGCATCAGCTCAACCAGCAGGCCATGCAGCTGCAAG AACTATGTGGCAGGCGCTCAGTGTGATGAGTGCAAGCCAGGCTTCTTCCACTTATCAGAAAACAACCCTGAGGGTTGTCTGCGTTGTTTCTGCATGGGCGTCACCAAACAGTGTGCTAGCTCTACTTGGAGTCGAGATCAG GTACGAGGAGGAGTGAACGGCCAGCTTTTCACACTCACCAACATCGGCAACTCCAGAACTATCAGCGAGGGTATCATTCAGAGTGGCTCCTCAGAAGTTGTCTACCGCTCCTTTTCCAGCATTCCCAGCAGCATCTACTACTGGGTCTTGCCTGAGAATTTCAGAGGAGATAAG GTGACAGCCTATGGCGGAGAGCTACGCTACACCGTGCGTTATGACCCTCCGCAACGCTCCCTGGTGATTGTTGGTCAGCCAGATGTGGTTCTCCAGGGCAATGGCATCTCTCTGGAACATTACTCTCAATCCAAGCCTCTGCCACGTGTGCCACAAACAGTCACTGTGACATTCAGAGAG TCTGCATGGCGCCGCGCTGACGGGCAACCGTGCACACGGGAGCATCTCCTTATGGCTCTGGCTGATGTTAGCGCCTTGCATATAAGGGCCACCTATGCAGACAACATGGCAGAGAGCAG tatcTCAGACATTAAAATGGATGTTGCGGTTCCACACTCAACTGGAAATGAACGTGCCCTTGAGGTGGAAGAGTGTGCATGCCCTCAAGGATACAAAGGACCATCTTGCCAG GAGTGTGATGAAGGTTATACCCGGACCGGCTCTGGTCTTTACCTGGGCACTTGTGAGAGATGTGACTGCAATGGGTATGCCGGCGGCTGTGACCCGGAGACCGGCAGGTGTCTT CAATGTCAACATAACACTGATGGGCCAAGGTGTGAACGCTGTAAGACTGGTTACTATGGAAACCCAGCAGCTGGAGCTGTCCAGGCCTGCCAGCCTTGCCCATGTCCTGGAACAACATCCAACTACCA ATTCTCCTCAACCTGCTATTTGGATTCTGATGGTCAGCCTACATGTGGTTGTCTTCCTGGATACACTGGCAGACGTTGCGAAAG ATGTGTACAAGGATACACAGGCAATCCATTGCTTGGAGAGAAGTGTGTTTCCGGCAACAATGAAGTCAATG GTAACTGCTACAACTGCGATCCAAGAGGAAGTGAAGGCTGCACTGGTGGCTATTGTCGCTGcaag ATGAATGTTGAAGATGCATCTTGCTCCAGGTGCAAGTCTGGAACTTTCCATCTTAGCCAACAAAACAAAGATGGCTGCCTGTCATGTTTCTGTATGGGTGTCACTCAACAGTGCACCAGTTCCAACTACTACAGAGACTTG GTATCAACAACATTTTCTCCAGGGAACTTTCAGGGTTTCGCGTTGGTGAACCGTCAACGCACAGACCGCATCACCACTGGGTTTACAGTTGAGATTTCCACTGAGGGGACACAGCTGTCTTACAGCAACTTTGACTACCTTGGACAGGAGCCCCACTACTGGCAGCTTCCTGGGATCTTCCAGGGAGACAAG AAAGATTCGTCTTTTACTCGTTTAAAACGAGCAGAACAG GGTGACCTCAGACAGCTGGACGATGAGGTCTGGGCACTCCTCTCAAACTTTTCCCTTCAACAATTTCCACTCTCCTCGCGTGTTCCGACatcatcttcttcctctttgCGTAACCTGAGTTTACCTCCTCGTCCGTCTGGCATCTCCTCTTCAGTTAGACGAGCCAGACCCCGATCGTACTCTCCAGGCCAATTGCCTCATCTGCAG ACCGAGAATACAGTGAGCAGGACGGCCCCTCGTGCTTCTGGAGCAGGCAGCAAG TACTCTCTGGTCTACAAAGGTTTCAGCTTGCACCAGGACAATGTGCTCTACTGGCAGCTCCCCACACGGTTCACAGGGGATAAG GTGGGCTCATATGGTGGCAAACTGAAATACACAATCTCCCACGTAGCCGGTCCAAGGGGAACTCTACTTGAAGATGTCGATGTACAGATTATT GGGAATGACATTACTCTGGTAGCCCGACAACAGTGGCAGAGAAGGCAGCATGGCAGCAGAGAGACTCAACAATTTGAGGTTGTCTTCACCGAG GAGCACTGGCGTCGCCCTGATGGCATGCCTGCCACACGAGAGCACTTGTTGATGCTTCTGGCTGACCTGGATGACATCTTGATCCGGGCGTCCTACTACACCGAGATGCGCTCGTCCAGTATCTCCGACGTCAGCATGGACGTGGCTGTGCCTAACTACAGCGGCCTGGCACAGGCCCTGGAGGTGGAGCAGTGCCGCTGCCCACCTGGATACCAGGGTCTTTCCTGCCAG GATTGTGCGCCCGGATACACTCGCACCGATGGAGGCTTATACCTGGGTCACTGTGAGCTGTGCGAGTGCAACGGCCACTCAGACTCCTGCCACCCCGAGACTGGCATCTGCACA AACTGCCAGCACCACACTCAGGGTGAGCTCTGTGAACAGTGCGCATCCGGCTTCTTCGGTGACCCCACTGTTGGCACACCGGAGGACTGCCAGCCCTGTGCCTGCCCTCACACTGACCCGGACAACCA gttctCTCCTACCTGCGAGAGCCTAGGAAACGGAGGCTACCAGTGTACTGCCTGTCAGCCTGGCTACACAGGCCAGTACTGTGAgcg TTGTGCTCCTGGTTATGTCGGCAACCCACAGGAGAGACAGAAGTGTCGTCCACGTGATG ATGCAGCCTCATTGGTGGTGAAGGTGTATCCAGACAGGATTCGGACGTCCCAGGGTGGCTCAGTCACACTGCGGTGTCAGGTGTCTGTTTCTTCTCCACACTACTTCTACTGGTCCAGAGAGGACGGGCAGCCTATCTCAAGCAGGGCTGACCGACTCAGACAAG GAGCAGAGTTGTACTTCTCCAACGTCCAGCCAAGTGATGCCGGTGTATACATCTGTACCTGCCGCGACCAACGCATCACAAACAGGAGCCGTGCGGAAATTATTGTCACAG GTGTTCCAACCAAAGCCATTGAAGTGACAGTTGAGGAACCCAAAGCTCAAACAATCAGGGTGGGAGCGACCGTAAACTTCATCTGTACTGCAAAGAGCAAG TCGCCGGCCTACACGCTGGTCTGGACCCGGCTGGGTAACGGGAAACTTCCCAACCGGGCAATGGACTTCAATGGCATCCTGACCATCCAGAACATCCAGCCAGAGGACGCCGGCGTGTACGTGTGCACCGGCTCCAACATGTACGCTATGGACGAGGGCAATGCCGTCCTCTATGTGCCAG AGGCCTCACAGACACAGATGTTTTACACAGCCTATGAAATGTTTGAAGGACACAGAAAGC CTGCAGAGGCGACCCAGCCTGTGGCTACCATCAGCCCTTCCACACTGACCGTCCAGCAAGGTCAGAGAGCCGAGTTCCGCTGTACAGTAACTGGCAACCCAAATCCTGCCCTCGAATGGATCG ggggtcctgggaagagaatgagTCCCAGAGCAGTAATTAGAGGAAACTTGTTGACTTTCGCAGCAGTGGAGCTGGCAGATGAAGGGGAGTACTCCTGCAAAGCTCTGAACACCCACGGCGAGCACACAGCACGGGTTTCCCTCTTTGTCAGAA GATCAAACCCGAATGGTCTTGGTACAGTGCCGCAAGTCCAAGTCAGCCCCCAAAATATTGACGCTCATGAAGGGGATACGTTGAGGTTGTACTGTCGTGCCTCAGGATCACCAACCGCAAAACTTACCTGGCTTAAAAATGGAGGACAAATCCCACCCCAG GCCGTTCCCTCTCACGGTTTCCAACAGTTTAAAAGCAACAGTGTCGATGTGTTACACAGACGTGTTGAGGAGCTTCAG GCCAGCACGGACCGCACGGATATCGGTACGCTGCTTATTCCAAATGTAAAAGTATCGGATTCGGGCACGTACATGTGTGTGGGCAGCAACAGCGTCGGCTCGAACAGTGCACCCATTAAAGTTTCGGTGCTCAAAG TGGATCAAAGTTCCTCGATTGTTAGAATCCAACCGTCAGAAGCGGACGTCCATGAAGGTCACAACGTGTACCTCAATTGTATCGTCTCTGGAAATCCTCCTCCCCGAGTAACTTGGATGAGAGCGGGTGGGAGCCTATCGTCCAATCACCAG GTTGTTGGCAGTCAGCTTCGTATCCTGTCAGCGACCTCAGAGGACTCGGGAGAGTACATCTGTCAAGTGCAGAGCACTCCGGGATCTCAAATCCACCGGGCCACTGTCTCCGTGTCGGTCACGTCATCATCCTCAC GTCTTCAAAGTCCAATCATTGCCATTGAGCCTCACACGGCGGCAGTGCGCGTTGGTGAATCGGCTAGCTTCAGGTGCAAAGTGTACAGCGGGGCCCAACCTGTTAGACTGGAGTGGAAACTGTCTGCCAACCAACCACTGCCAG ACAATGTCAGAGTTAGTCCTGATGGTTCTGTGATTACCATAGCAAATGCAAAACCCATGAATCATGGTGCTTACCGCTGCGTGGCCAGCAACCCGTTTGGCATCACCCACACTATCGTGTCCTTGATCGTAAAAG AGCCCCCCGTGGCCATTGTCACCCCTGTTGGGCCAGTGCACATCAGGGTGGGTGAACCCATCAACCTGGATTGCCAGGCTTCAGGAGAACCCCGCCCTTCTGTCACATGGCACAGGTTGGACAACAACCGTAAGATCAAGCTGAGCAGTCCCGCTCCTGCAGAGTCCAATGCAGTCATGCAG ATACTTGTGGCCCGTCCAGAAGACAGTGGCACGTACGTGTGCATAGCACGCAACAACGACGATAGCACCGAGACTAGGGTGGAAGTCATTGTTCAGGGAGGCACTCAATTGCCCTCAGTGCCCCGAGTCATCGTTCCCGAGCCACTCATGATTGTGGTGGAAGGTCAAACAGCAACCCTACGCTGTGAAGCCCATG GTTTCCCTGCCCCAACTATCACATGGTCCAAATTACGGTCATCTCTACCTTGGAGACATAAAGTGGTGGACAACAGTCTCGTGCTGTCCAACGTGGGGCGCCAAGATTCTGGGGAATACATCTGCAGTGCTGTAAACAACATGGGCACGACTGAAGTAACCGTTACATTGGAAGTCGAAA CCTCTCCGTATGCTACTTCTGTGCCTGATGATGTGGCAGTGCGTGTTGGGGAGGTGATCAGGTTGCAGTGCCTAGCTCACGGAACTCCGCCACTGACCTACATTTGGTCTAAGGTGGATGGTGCCTTACCCTCCAGGGCTCAGGTCAGCGACGGCGATCTCCAAATCAATCTGGCCACAGCAGAAGATGCTGGGAGCTACAAGTGTGTAGCCAGCAACAGAGTTGGCCACAGTGAAGTTGTGGCTAAAGTTGCAGTCAGAT CGCCATTGGCAGTGCGTGTGGCACCACAAGTGGAGGTGAAGGCTCAGGGCAGCGCTGTGGAGTTCACATGTTCAGCAGCTGGTGGGGTGGAAACTACAATTGAGTGGCTGAAAGAAGGAGGTGGCCTTCCCCCAAACCACCACATCAAGGACGGCGTGCTCAG GATTGAAAACATTGAGCAGAGCAACGAAGGTGTTTACATCTGCAGAGCAAGCAGCATATATGGtcaggctcaggacgcagccaggCTGACCGTCCAAG caCTACCCAAGGTGATGATCAATGTACGCACCTCAGTGCAGACTGTCATGATTGGGAACTCGGTGGAGTTTGAATGCCACGCCGTCGGTGACCCCGAGCCCACCGTCAAGTGGAGTAAAGTGGGCGGGCCTCTGCCAACCCACATCGTGGTGATGGGTGGCATGCTGAAGATTGAGCGGGTGACCGAGGCGGACGCGGGACAGTATCGCTGCACAGCCACTAATGAtgtcggctcggtgcagtcccaGGTGGTCCTCAATGTCCAGT CACTTCCTCAAATTTCTGCACTCCCTGAAACGAAGGAGGTGACCGTTGGGTCAGATGCAGTTCTGCCATGCGTGGCAACGGGATATCCTGTACCTGAAATCAAATGGTCCAAG CTTGAGGGTGAGCTACCCCCAAAGTGCTTCCAGGACGTAAACGTGCTGACAGTTCCTCGGGTCACACATAGCGATTCCGGGACGTACGTGTGCACAGCATCAAACAAACAAGGCAAAGTAGAAGCTTTCACCAAACTGGATGTTCATG AAAGAGTGATGCCGTACTTTGCCCAGGAGCCACTGTCCTATCTCACCCTGCCCACCATCAAAAACGCCTACAAGGCTTTCAACATCAAAATCAACTTTAGGCCCGATAATGTTGATG GTCTGATATTGTACGCCG GTATGATCCTTTATAACGGTCAGAAAAGGAGTACAGGAGCCGACTTCATTTCTCTCGGCCTCGTCGGTGGCCGTTTAGAGTTCAG GTTTGACGTGGGTTCGGGCATGGCCACCATCCGCGACCCCAACCCGGTCAAACTGGGAGAATTTCACACAGTCGAGATATATCGCAACCTTACCCTGGGCTACATCGTGGTGGATGGAGGCGAGCCGGTCAATGGCAGCTCGCAG GGGAAGTTCAAAGGCTTGGATTTGAATGAGGAGTTGCACGTGGGCGGTTACCCCAACTACACTGCTCTGGACAAAACTACTGGCATCAAGACTGGTTTTGTTG GTTGCATTCGCCAGCTGGTCATTCAAGGTGAGGAGGTCATCTTCAAGGATATGGACCGCAGTTCCACCGGAGTTACCAACTGTCCCACCTGCAAAAATCGCCCGTGCCAG AATGGAGGCAGGTGCCAGGACTCGGACACCAGCTTGTATACGTGCAGCTGTCTTCGGGGATTCACTGGCAGCAACTGCCAGCATCACTCGTCCCTTCACTGCCACTCAG AGGCCTGTGGAGCAGACGCCACTTGCATTAATCGCCAAAGCGGTCTGGGCTATGATTGTCGCTGCCACCTGGGCAAATTTGGAAACAAATGCATGGATG GCGAATTGGTAACCACTCCGCTGTTCAACGGGGAAGAGTCGTACATCTCCTATCCTCCGCTGACCAACGTCCACGATGACCTGCGAGTTGAACTGGAATTCAAACCCATTGAGCGAGATGGTCTGATGTTCTTCTGCGGAGGGAAGAAGATGAAAGTGGAGGACTTTGTGGCCATCTCTATGGTGGACGGACATGTCGAGTTCAAATATGAACTGGGCACAG GCCAGGCCATCCTTCGCAGTCCACAACCAGTCCCTTTGGGCCAATGGCACAGAGTTGTGGCCGAGCGGAACATGCGAGACGGTCACCTCAGAGTCGACCATGGCCCAGTAGAAAAGAAGATTTCTCCTGGGAAAGCCCAGGGCCTCAATATCCACACTCCAATGTTCCTGGGAGGCGTCCCCAACATGGAAATCCTGCCAAAGCCTGCAAATATCAGCCAAATGTTTGAGGGCTGCGTTGGAGAG GTCTTCATCAACAACAAGAAGCTGGATCTGTCCTACAGCTTTACCGAGAGTCGAGCGATCCGCAAGTGCGTGGATACGAGCCCATGTGATCGGCGGCCTTGTTTGAATGGAGGCCACTGTATGCCCAATGCGGAGTATGAGTACCAGTGCCTCTGTAGGGATGGATTTGAAG GTGAGCGTTGCGAGATCATGAAAGACGTGTGCCAGCGGGACTACGAGTGCCAAAATGGCGGCAGCTGTGTTAACGGACACTGCGTGTGCCGCTCAGAATTCACAGGCCTCAACTGTGAAGAAA GCCGCATCTCCAGCTTCCCCGAGGCCGCGTGGAATTCAGAAGCTAGCGAGGCTAATG ATTCTCCCTATCAGTATGCAGCTCATTTTCACAATGGCGGATACATTGCCCTTCCTAAGTCCATTATGCGAAGACG CTCACCTGACACGCCGGAGACAATCGAATTGGAGATCAATACACTCTCCTCCGAGGGTCTGATCCTGTGGCAGGGAGTC GAAACCAATGGCACACTCAATTTGCGAAAGATGCATGCTAGTAAAAAG GAACATGGGGAACACGGCAGAGGCAAGGACTTTATCACTCTTGGGATTCGCAACGGACACCTT